CTTTTGGAGATTTCACTTTCACTTCAGTAGCTGGCACTGAAAATAGGAACATATAAAGTAAGAAATGTTGAAAACTCAAAGATAATGCGCCCAAGAACTGCTCATGCCCTGAGGGGTCCTGCTTGCTCGCTGAGTGACATCATTAAGTTTGGGTATTTACACCAAGTCAGAGCTCTTATTTCCACTGGCCTTGACCTCGAATCAAGAGATGAGAACGGCAGAACACCTCTCCTGCTTTGTGCGTTTATGCAACCCCCAGATTGGGGCGCCAGCATCGCCATGACGCTGATCGAACACGGTGCAGACATGTCGCAGAGAGACTGTCTCGAGAGGAACGTACTCCACTACGCCTGCATCTACGAGAGAGTCAAGCTAGTTCGTATCCTGCTTAAAGCCGTCGACTTCGATCTTAACCAGGCAGACTACGTGGGCAACACCCCCCTTCATTACGCAGCTATGTCCGGCAATGTGGCTATTGCTCAGCTCCTGATTCAGAGCTTCAAAAGATACCGGATTAGTCTAAGTAAGCGCAATCATCGAGGCAGAACGGCATTGGACGAGGCACTACTGTCCGGGCACGTCCCCTGCACTCAGGTGATTCAGGAAGAGCTGGCTGCCAAACAAACCGGAAACCTTATCAAGGACGTACGCTTCGCCGACTCGGTAATGAATGGGGTTGAATCAGGTCCAGAAAGACACTCGGAAAGAGTTCTAAGACCCAAAACAGCAGCCTTCCCTTCTCGTCACTTTAGAGCTGCATGTATCGACGTATTCGATGACCCAGTTAGGTCCAGTACCAAATCAATGCAAATCAATACAAGGTAAAGCATCATTAGTATCTTTTTATTGCTGTTATATAAGTTTCTTTGCAAAGCAATTAAAAATCTACACCACACGTACTTTACTTATAGTCAAATActtaatgaagtaaaaaaacaaataggggCGATTCAGAATGCCTTACGTTTACTAAAAAAAAGACCATGAAAGTTTTTTTCAAGTCTGAACAAATTACTGGGCTGACGATATGAAGTCCACATTATAATGGCCGACACATTGGCCAAATAACTGAACTTTACCTACATTAGACCATTGGACTTGTGGTGCTAAGGGCTGATGTCACCGCAACTATGAAGATGTCTTtaattttgctttcatttttagTAGGCCTAATTATCTTGGGCTAAAGCTCTAAGTAATCGTCCTCCACAACTTTTTTAGTTGAAATCTGTGAAACATTGCGATATATAAAgaagatgatgtaatggtcgtCTGTTTCTATGGTTGACGCATAACGAGGCTGGTATGTGACCAactcaacgaccaaccgcccttaccttccccaaccaatgtcaggtgcccattagagctggatggactcaaagGCGTCCTATAAATCCCACAattcaaaataatataaaagtaaacatattttttagtttgtttgttttgtagctactatttttcttttttttcataaaatagcTATGTGCATTTCCAGCGCTGTATGTAAATAGTACATTGGGAAACGCTGAATTGGAGTGGTATTGGTTGATGTTTTATCTCCAGATAATCACTATCACATGATTCAAATCAAATATGTCGCTCGACTTAAACTCAAGATAACTATGTCCACAGAAAGTCTGGTAGTTCTTCCAGTTGTAAAGACTATAAAAGAGACGAGGAATTGATCTTTTGCGCACCCCGTGAAGATTTCCGGAACACTCCAGAGTACGTTTTCCGGCTGGTCCGCGTGCCTTATGACCCAAGCAGCGTAGAACCTGTGAGTCTGCACGACACCACGTATCGTAGCAATTGGACTGATTCTAGCAGCAACAGTAGCCAGTCCCAGCAGACGACAGGAGCCGAAGACTGGAGAAATCaactgaaagttttatttcagGTAATTCTATCACGGACGTGCTCCCATACATTTTAGCGAAACCTTATAATTAGCCAaagctttttctttattttctttgaatGTCATTGGCACATGAAAAATGTTGAGAGCCATTCAATGCGCCCTTCACAGCATCGTTTGTTTTTTATAGAGCAGGACAAAGAAAAACGAAAAATCGAAGGCTTTATTTAGTAAATAGAAACTTCTTTCCTTCTGTATTGGATCACATCCTGGCATTGATTTATAATCATCCATATGGTAATAATGTTCTAACAAGACAGTGGaaccatttctttttaaaacaaagtgtctttctataaatagaaagtcaaccaatttttttttatggcagtGTATTTAAACAGTTATTTTTAGTTGGCAGCAAAAAGGAAAAAGCCACTACTGGTTTATGCTGTCCGCCTGTTTGTCACGTTTAGATCAAAAAACTAAAGCAGTGTTTTAGAAGATTATATTTAGTGGTCCTCGGAAAAGGAAAAGGTGCTATTGGATTTGTGGTGTCTGTCCGACTGCGTGTTCGTCACATTTTATTCTTTAAGgctattgaaaataaaattttacaaTCGCCTGTTTCTAGCTTAAACTAGTCGAAACGATCTTGTGATCTTCTATAAGCAAacttttatgttcttattttattaaatgtattattaaaatGTCATTTGTATACGTCTTTGTTTAAAGACAGGTTTAAAGGTCTTATAGTAGAGCAGTTACACCAGTCTTATAGTATAGCGGTTACAGCAGTCTTATAGTATAGCGGTTACAGCAGTCTTATAGTATAGCGGTTACAGCAGTCTTATATTAGAGCGGTTACACCATAGGCTATAGAATCTTAGATTTTGCTCATTAATTTTCGcaacatttttaagtaaaatatttatattactcaatttaatttatttgtttaaaactattattaaaCGTGCGTTTTGACAGAGAAAAGATAACTTCTTGTCTTATGgacgagtcttgcatggtgccccaacggtccaatagagtcactaagggataggtataggtaaaggtattgtctttaaaaaaaaaatttacttcgTTCGTACCTTCAGAagtgaagattattacgtctaAGTCCTGACCTCGTGCAAGACGGCAGGCGATGGTAGCTGAGGATGGTAGCAGGGGATGGTAGTGGGCAAAGCAATAACTCAGGAGCAAATGCACGCATATCacacaaaaatgaaatgtacaCATTTTATGTACATACATATTAGCATTTTTTAACACAGTTTAATTGTCAGTTCGCCTAATGCACACACTACGAAGTGCGCAGTGGTAGCAATGAACTGTCAATTTACATGTAAAACAATATCTTCATCTTTCAACTCGGTCATTTTAAAGCAGGCGACAAACAGGACATCCTGCAGTGTCAGATTGCGGTCATTATTTCTCTTGCTGATATCATCGCATGGAAGAAAGTTTAAAATTCTATGTTAAAGAAGATAGAACTGTGATTATTGTTACCTCTAATTAGAAGAGTCATCATATGAGCGTaaactgtttgttttttaaaagtacgcttaattttttatattaagaaTAACTACTATAAGGTTCCTATTAGTCTATTATCAAAAAAGGCtaaaaatgctatttaaaactttttttcaccttcatgtttttcattctcaaaaatatcaaaaacctgcctttttttatCTTCTAACAAAACAAAGAGATTCAAGGGGTCCTCTTCgagttaagaaaaaaacattaacgcCCTTTCTTATCTTGTTTTAAGTTTGCATGATGAAAATGACACTTCGAGTTACAAGTGTTCTCATTAGTTATCGTGCTTTATCTTATCAATTATAAACATTCGTTTTGTCCTACGCGTATCcgtgtgttaatctagtcgtgtaTGTTAATCTGAAActtcaactctgctaagtcattggcttTCCTGATATGGACATAACGTTCCATGctttaatggcactagggaaaaaggaggaattgtacaaatttgtcctagcatatggattAAAAatctgcctttatctttatctctttctgaccatttttattaggttgtgtttttggttttggttcagtgtttgaagtattattgctactttactttaagtCTTCTTtactgaagtgtctctaaatttagtgatgttACTATTGGTGAATgggaatatttgtttgttataaatcccACGGCCACAATATACGTCTGTTCtgttttcttaatgttttcttgagttgaggtaTCCCAAATAGAGGACGCAAATCTAATATTGGTCTAACGAAGGTAAAatggtatttttgttttatgctCATGTTTAatgtgtaaaaatgtatttaataaaccCTTATGGTTTATTCAAATTTGTAAATAATTTCGTCCATTAGGGGATTCCGTGATAACTTTTAATTTAACACCtaaatattttgagtttttaggcTGTGAAACTGGCTTACCATGAATATTGCTCTTTACAATTGGCATTTTTTATGGAAAGACATTCTCCAATTTGATTCTTATTTCTGTAATTCGTCTAGTTCTCTTAGTGAAATttcagtatcttgtgttgttttattgttaaaTCATACTAAGTGCGTGCGTACCTTGTGAGATGAATTACTATTTGCAAGCTCGACACATCAGCATCACATTACATATAATGAACAGATACCAACAGGAACACAGACTcaatgaccaagttgactcgaggtgaacttcaaacaatgtttaatacagaatgggccacagtccgTCACTAACAGCGATGTTTGCCCCTCAAGAGTCTAGCAGTAACTGATTAATAAAagtctattctaatctctaacccaaagtctatgtcgtcactatAAAATGTACGTTCACTGTCGGTCTAACAAGGTGCGCAACCCAACTAActcaactagctatctaacataTTGTTGTTGATCTGGAGCTATTAATTACTACAGCAAATCCTGAACCCTTGTGTGCAATTGACCAGCAAATACCAAATATTTCCtgaaatacatagatctagattattctagatgcAGCTTCTTAAGATTTACGATTCTTCAAATACTTCAAATGAGGAGAATCATAtgcatattttagatctttcttCCGTTATCCACAGTATGTAGAAGCGATTTCGTCAGTGTTATCTATCCCTATAAATAGTAACCTAGTTATGGTTTTTTCGGGATTTATCCCTTGcattcattacattttctaagTTTCAATGTTGAGTTGCATACATTGGTCATAAAAAGTGCGATTTGTGATataacaaattatatatatatatatatatatatatatatatatatatatatatatatatatatatatatatatatatatatatatatatatatatacaacgaTGTACGCTAAATGTGATATCCATTGATTTAATTCAGTTGacatttctgtcttgtcttctgCCTCCAGGTGTATGAACATCAGTGTTCTCCGTCATGGAGAACTGCCAAAGCTGCTGAACAACTCTCAGGCTCAGATCAGGAGCAATCAACTCCTTTGGATGAGATTGATGGGGatgataaagagaaaaaaactggCAGACAACAGAGCGTTAACTCTAGAAATTCTAACTATGCTGGTACTGATTCGAAGTTATTTCCCCTAGtcaaaaaaaagcatattaggTGACGATAGAATATATGTCTATAATTTCTCAGCCATTATTTCCTTAAATTCTAAATTATTTCACACCTAGAGTAATTTATCTTTACAGTTTTTCTTACAGACATATCAGATTCTCCCCTCTCCCAAATAGGCCAATATATACGTTAAAAGTGGGGGCTAACCCAATCGTAAGGACATTAAAATACTAGTCAATATTTTCACAGTTGAAATATATCGTGAGAAAATTACAGATATTcgtgtattttattttacatttcaataaGGCTGATGAGAAGGTTTTAATACAATAATGTTTCTAACCTGGGCTACGCTTAGCGTTGGACTGAATTCAAAATTTTAGATGTCACATATGTATTTAGACTAGGACTGTTGacaaaactaaaatgtataaaatgaaatcacctgcaaaaaaaaatgataataattacAACAAATATACTCACGAAGAGAgtgcaaactaaaaaaaagaatcgtaaaaatcaaataaatcttcttttttggggggaggagggggagggaAGGGCTGtgcagaatcaaatttaaaaaatagatctgGGTGTAATGCGTGTAGTACAACACGCAATGTTGATTGTCAAGGAACAGTGTAGTGACAGTTTGGTCGACAACTGGGATCTTTCAATAAAACTCCTAGAGATTTCCAAATCTTTTCCAGTCTTCCTCTTcattttcttacatttctcCTTAGCGCTTTCTCTTTTTAGCGCTTACTGTACTATAGAGATGTCTTTGGAACAAGAACTTGATTAAAtcaatgaacatttaaaaaaaaaacaacagaaaaatgtAATTAACTTTAGTATAAAAATTGCATATGACTGTATGATAGAAGcgttctgattttttttaaatggttatgGCCTCAAACAATAAATACACTGTGAAATTATACTTATTGCTAAAGAtatgttttttacttttaagaTTTTGCATACACAGATGATATTATAATGCAACACTTTGAAAGGGATtatatataatgaaatatttcttttgtttctccTTAGATACAAAAAGACGCCAGTCTAATGTTCGAGTCAATAAACTTAAACCTAAGGACACTGCAACTGACGCTACTTCTGAGTCGACCATTCGACCACTATCCAGTAAAAAACGAAACTAAGATCGCTAGTTGTTTGTTTAGGCTAAGGCCTATTTACAGTTTCTAGTAAGCTGGGATCTATTTACAGTTTATAGTAGGCTAGCATCTATTTACAGTTTCTACCAAGAGCTAGGACCTATTTACAGTTTATACCAAGCTAAGGCCTATTTACAGTCGCTACTAAGCTAGCGCTAGGGTCTATTCGCAGTTTCTGTTCTTATCTCTTATCTAGACCAATCAAATGCTGAAAATAAAACCATCATTAGCCTTTGtacatatattaatttatattctGTTAGTCTCTATACAACATTcttaaacacattttgttttgaaaataaaagtatgggatataaacattaaaatatgtgTTCACTTTACAAAATCCCGCGATAATAAGTGTGTATATGCTCGTCTGGCTATGTGTTGACAGTCATCAGGTTAGTACCGAACCCTGTGTTATCCCCCTGCTgtccgtgacctccgtgactatgtcgaaggcgccgcttCATCTAGGTAAGGTCGACTTCAATCACGAAGGTCACGACGAAATGATCTTCATTCCTGAAAGAACGTTACAAACTTGCAAGTCAAGAACGAGCACTGCGTTTTGATTTCTTGTAAAGGTCTTGCAATTCTACTTGTGCCCCTTGTGCCACACGCCCTAACACTGCTCTAGAACAAGTTTGTCGCCAAGCCAATACAAAATGGAGGCAGCAGAGGGTGTGAAGCCAAAACATATAATCTGATGGGGGGTCCTACTGCAACTGTTTGTCCAACTACCAGCCATAGAGGCATATAACATCAGACTCTCAGACTACAGACCATAAAGAAGGAAATTGGCAAATGACAACGAACTAATTTTTCCACGTACCTTTCCATCTTGACAAGTTTCGTTCTCTTTCTATTTTAGAAATGTACTCTCCCTATGACTGAATTAATACATTGTTATATATCCTTTAGTAATATTCAAATTACGCGAACCGTCAACCCCTAcaatgaaagtcaagggacaaatGATGATGAATATTCAAATTTCAATAAAATGAGgcatagaattttttaaaatgttttatccaATGCTTTGTGttaataaataacttttttttttgttttgtagctcttttttttaaatgttaaccaattttgaaacatttttgtttgattaAGTTATATCTTTCATTAAGACTGACACCTGTGAAGCTACTCATCCTAATGTCCAAAATACTGGCACATATTATGTATAGACCTACATATATCAACATTTTGCTGAATATTTGTCACTGTCAATTATGTGTCAATAGTATCAATAAATCTACTCAAGTGTGACACAAAAAGCTTGAATTAGACAAGaccaatgttgttgttgttttcagttGTTAATGTGAACTTTgtatttagataatttttttttatgtgacttTAAATGTACCAGAGAAATTCAGTTTGTCATGATAATCCCTTCAATTTGTCTTGATAATCCCTTCAGTTTGTCATGATAATCCCATCTTTATGTGAAGCTGAATAGTCAAAAACAAGGCAGTGTCTATTACAGAGCGACGAAAACCATCACACCTCTTCCCAAGGGATCTCAAAGGAGCGTTAAATGTGTCGAAACCTGGTCGTAGTGGCAAAATTtggcaaaggggggggggtcatggTCTACAAGAACATTTCCTGATCTTTTATAAGACTTTCTAGCCAATTTTAAATCAAGCATTTAGCACTGCATTAATTCCATACATTGACAGTTGAATGCACAAACTTAATATGTTAAATACCCATCAGTTTTACCATTCCATCTCAAAGGTTCCATTGGCTCCAGGTGAATGCAAGAAtctaaaatatgaatattaatttgatttattttgactattttcTATTTGAAACAATTGTAAAGAGATATGCAAAATTGTGTTATCAAAGCATCTAAAGAGTTCTCTATGTGGTTGTATAACGAAAATAAAATATCGAAGGATCTCTCCTTCAAAGACTGATAACTAATTGAAAAGCTgccatctatttttaatttatataaacattaatatatttaaaactttataGGTCAACTATAATTCTCGTATTAATAATTGTCTTTTCTCTTATTAATAATGTTTAAAGTGATATAAAATGTTGTAATTCACCCAAAAGTTCAAGATTTGGAAGAAATATTAGCAAAATAAgcataaaaaatgtatagatcCCAAAGGAACTTGAATTCAAAGTATTTATATGTTTAAATAACCTCGATTTTGTTAAATGTGTAACAGCCGTATAGTACTAACGTAGAGAGCTAGCTTTCGGAGCCATAGACTCTGGGTACGAGTCTATTCTGATAGGCCATATTTTATaacgaaactttttttttatttcttatttgtaATCAAGGAGAGATCTGTACTAAGATAACCtaaaagttataattttgtcttaatatatattattcaaTGGATATTTTGGgcctaaaaaaattaacttcaaaacaagtaatatgaaaaaaaaatgtgtactgcATAAATATTTCTCAGAttctaattatttcttgtaatgcttcaGTACTGTGTGAAATCTTTCCCTCATCAACTCTTCTATTAACAGTCCAGCTAATAACGGTCAGATAAGAGTTTTCATTGTTGtagccaattagctagtatttATTCCTCAAAAGATACAGCCTACAAAATGGGTGGCGTCCCAAGAGTGGAACAGGCTAAGGCATAGGTGAAGATAAAGAATGgtaaaagatatacataaatacagtCAAACAATAAATGTTGTAAAATATGTGTAAATGATAGTCTGTATACATCAAAGTTAGAATGTAGAGAATTTATGCCGGGGTTTCACTTTAAATCTCTAGAGAGTAATGGTTGATCCGAAGTGgcgaatggggggggggggcatcaaatAGATGGGTAGAGGACGATCTCAAAGCAAAAGTAACTTAGTacataaaacaaggttacaaagacagtttgtgtggaaacacaaactcaaaatcaacccccgaagtggtccaccctggcaggtaaaaaggcaggtctcaatattttcagaaagaatatcatagtgaagttctatcaaaggcaaatggcagagaagaatggagaaaaaaggttgacagatcttgtgtggtgccccaacggtccagcagataagagataggtgaaagaaaatgtaaagttagatgtgaacctggcctaactgatgtcttgtaATGATtatcttacttacttagacttaggtcctcccgcgctcggcgcattgggcggcaagctgtctccataaagatctgtcatttgcaatgtctgaagcctcctcccacctggtgttcactgttctgaggtcctccatgaagacGCTATCTTCGTATTGCCCTCTATGTCATCgaaactcttggtatgcgtagttcattttgtcgtagaacatgtcccgcaaacctcatgcgacgctctgtcacaacctaactaagtgttcgactcccagttcggcataggatttccttgtttgagactcgACCTGTGTAACTGaatcccaaaatccgtctcagccatatttttgttgagccacatttagtcttttctccaTTTTGGCacatgacttccatgtctcacatgcatacgTTGCAGTtagaatgacgattgtgttgagaaggtgtatttttgtctcgagtccaatggcttggcttgtccaaataggctgcatcctttggaaaatgctccctgcctttcctattcggcaagctacatcatggtaggcatccccagcatttgttatgatgctgccaaagTAAGTGACCCTTGTACAACTcctcaagctttgactcgccaagtctgacgggggcacCATTAGCCTTATATCCCACTTGCAAAATTagagtcttatccaagtttatgcggaggccaattttggatgcctctctatctaggctctccgtcatttcttgtatgcatttatttgtagccccgagtagtgcaacgtcaTCGCAAAGTCCAAATCTGTCATTCGgttttgttcacgccatggaataccaaaggcagtttGGTTTATTGCTCttctcattatgtagtcgatggcaaGGAGGAAAAGGacgggagataagatgcacccctgtctcacacctgtctcgatggtAAAAAAAACTCGGttgttccttcttctgttttaatgcagcaactagactgactgtatagGTGtggtaggatctggacgaatttttctgggatgccgtattctctaactattttccatagtgattctcggtggacactatcaaacgctttcttaGAGTCTACAAAACTGATCGTTatccgttgttggtactcaagactttgttctatgatatttcggaagcctgcttgttcttctctgagctaTTTGcttctttattgggcttttttttttttttttcaaaagaaatattttgtattagtaAAGGTAGaaattaaatagttacattttaaattaaaatgattaCAAAACTGGAAatggaaataaatacattaaggTTGTCATAACATTTTATCGTTATAAATTGCTTTGTACAGGGACAGGTTATTCATCATAcgacatttgtttttttactggcaaaaaataaatatttttttaaatatgaagtactttcaatatatatataccgtgaaaatgtttacaatagATAATTGAATAGAAACATcaataagtaaaagtaaaatgtttgttttgtaaaatgttttacatgtttcggatgttccttcagagttgaagataattacttcctagtccaaacctcccgcaggacgacgggggatgggagcgggcagggtttgaaccatggaccatcgataaatctgaacgacagtccagcgcgcaaaccgcacgaccaggcagccatcatttAAAGTAACACTTTAAAtgacatttaaacattttaaacctcttagtcacacatttttttttctttttgtctccaCTGCTTAGGGTTTTTTCCCCATGTACTTTTTGCTACATTAATCCAGTTCCCCACATTAACTTCTAGCCAAcgtgtatacatatatatatatacactcacACGTACGTAGGCAtccaaacattcttttttttaaccaatgacctaaattctaccaagtcactggtttttctggctagttcaggcaacacttttcatgctctaatagcactagggaagaaggagcatttgtacaaatgctttaTCAGTTAAAAGATCGGTCAAGGCTTAAGGAAGACTTGTGAAAGACAAATGACACCCACACGATAGTTAAAATGCGCCGAGACCTCTTTGAGCTTAAATAGATTGCAGAACTATAAATCTCTTAACTAACCTCatcttaaaaattataattatttattcaaaataattatGTCTTACGCgtatccatgtgtcaatcttgACGTCACGTGCATGCTAGTGaactggctgattcagacaatcCGCCCCATGCTATaacggcactagggaagaaggatcaCTTGTTGAATTCGCCGTAATATACAGAATAAGAATtgtttctttatctttgtgtgtttctgaaattatgttatgtttttgtattgttaagtcatagttcagtgttttatgtattatttctgctttactttttagtcttctgttctGAAATGTCTCTACATTTTGTGATTTGAATAATGATGTTACTGTAACCAATTCGTTTgttatatagtctatggtttgtactttgttatgaatctcatgACTCTATCATACATCTGTTCTAGTAGGCTATagcagtaacgtctgtaatctataagatcaCATGCATAGTAGGCCTATCGATGTATTATATGCCTATTGttggaggggaaaaaaaatatgaaaaagatTGTCACACTAAGAACTGTCGCCAGCGTTAACCCTACGGATGTTATCGTCAAGAATAGTGATGGACGATGGAGAATCTTTTTCG
The DNA window shown above is from Biomphalaria glabrata chromosome 5, xgBioGlab47.1, whole genome shotgun sequence and carries:
- the LOC106062008 gene encoding uncharacterized protein LOC106062008 — its product is MRPRTAHALRGPACSLSDIIKFGYLHQVRALISTGLDLESRDENGRTPLLLCAFMQPPDWGASIAMTLIEHGADMSQRDCLERNVLHYACIYERVKLVRILLKAVDFDLNQADYVGNTPLHYAAMSGNVAIAQLLIQSFKRYRISLSKRNHRGRTALDEALLSGHVPCTQVIQEELAAKQTGNLIKDVRFADSVMNGVESGPERHSERVLRPKTAAFPSRHFRAACIDVFDDPVRSSTKSMQINTRKSGSSSSCKDYKRDEELIFCAPREDFRNTPEYVFRLVRVPYDPSSVEPVSLHDTTYRSNWTDSSSNSSQSQQTTGAEDWRNQLKVLFQVYEHQCSPSWRTAKAAEQLSGSDQEQSTPLDEIDGDDKEKKTGRQQSVNSRNSNYADTKRRQSNVRVNKLKPKDTATDATSESTIRPLSSKKRN